In Flavobacterium cerinum, one genomic interval encodes:
- a CDS encoding BspA family leucine-rich repeat surface protein, whose protein sequence is MGTIADKLTYLGQTKAEIRDAIVKKGVAVTPETTFREYAGKILEINAEGNGNDPLDWIRPTDWLRIEDSVTTGDQKFVGLHAISEDSNFISFTATADYTVDWGDGVVENFTSGTQASHIYSYNSFPGTETATGYRQAIVTITPQNGQNLTSINLQKRHRQPLLTYYSTGWMDIRMSGPKMTSLVIGGSLMYHGLLEAFCFLGNNEITSFRRAFYACPVLESVILEDTSNAIDFGYMFASCKALAKIPLFNTSKGEDFGYMFQACTSLQKVPAFDTSNGNSFSSMFATCNALKTIPELNTANGRSFSGMFLECTALRTVPLLDTSKGTEFRSMFLGCTLLRNIPPLDTTSGIEFISMFSSCVVLRTIPVLNTAKGQEFRSMFHSCSALESVPVLKVTEGTFFNDMFANCGSLSKATFSGTKQSIAYDSCKLSRVALVDIFKNIAAGVVSKTINITNNWGAPSLTTEERAIATDKGWTIIG, encoded by the coding sequence ATGGGAACAATTGCAGATAAATTAACCTATTTAGGTCAAACGAAAGCCGAAATACGAGATGCGATCGTCAAAAAAGGAGTTGCAGTTACTCCCGAAACGACCTTTCGGGAGTATGCCGGTAAAATACTTGAAATAAATGCGGAGGGTAACGGAAATGATCCGCTGGACTGGATCCGTCCAACCGACTGGCTTCGGATAGAGGACAGCGTAACAACCGGTGATCAGAAATTCGTCGGATTACATGCAATATCGGAAGATAGTAATTTTATTTCCTTTACTGCTACAGCCGATTATACGGTAGATTGGGGAGATGGAGTCGTGGAGAATTTTACTTCAGGAACTCAGGCGTCACATATTTATTCGTACAACTCTTTTCCGGGAACAGAAACGGCTACAGGTTACCGGCAAGCTATTGTCACGATTACACCACAAAACGGACAAAATCTTACCAGTATCAATTTACAAAAAAGACACCGACAGCCTTTACTAACGTACTACAGTACCGGATGGATGGATATTAGAATGAGCGGGCCGAAAATGACAAGTCTTGTTATTGGCGGTTCCTTAATGTATCACGGATTATTAGAAGCGTTTTGTTTTTTAGGAAACAATGAAATAACCAGCTTCCGAAGAGCCTTTTATGCCTGTCCGGTATTAGAATCCGTTATATTGGAAGACACTTCTAATGCGATTGATTTCGGTTATATGTTTGCGTCCTGTAAAGCATTGGCAAAAATCCCTTTGTTTAATACTTCAAAAGGAGAGGATTTCGGTTATATGTTTCAGGCTTGTACGTCTTTACAAAAGGTACCCGCGTTTGATACTTCCAACGGAAATAGTTTCAGCAGCATGTTTGCTACTTGTAACGCCTTAAAAACAATTCCGGAATTGAATACGGCTAACGGAAGAAGTTTTAGCGGTATGTTTTTAGAATGTACAGCATTACGAACGGTTCCGTTATTAGATACTTCCAAAGGAACGGAATTCAGGAGCATGTTTTTAGGATGTACACTTTTACGCAATATTCCGCCTTTAGACACAACCAGTGGGATTGAATTTATAAGTATGTTTTCATCCTGTGTGGTATTACGAACAATACCGGTATTGAATACAGCTAAAGGACAGGAATTCAGAAGTATGTTTCATTCCTGCAGCGCATTGGAATCGGTTCCGGTATTAAAAGTAACAGAAGGTACTTTTTTTAACGATATGTTCGCGAATTGCGGATCACTAAGTAAAGCCACATTCTCAGGGACAAAACAATCCATCGCATATGACTCTTGTAAACTTTCCCGTGTTGCTTTAGTCGACATATTTAAAAATATAGCAGCCGGAGTTGTATCTAAAACGATAAACATAACCAACAACTGGGGGGCTCCGTCGCTTACAACAGAAGAAAGAGCCATCGCTACCGACAAAGGGTGGACGATTATAGGATAA
- a CDS encoding ATP-binding protein, translating into MESKKLQEIFSYLEQVIIWRINNPEKDFNIEGPGFSTSDHEGFPLGDYISEKKLARHEVVILLLALMPKLDPALLRRIYLEVPNSVLFDLCTTNDNGRLFFPTLEAIQYILGGSSISGRLEVLKYFDESNILIKENTVNLLGHDENATSNKINISQEAFNRILLGVELLPKMSKDFPAEQIHTHRSWNDLILPQATLNELQSIEAWYSSGHILMEEWDMQKTLKPGFRVLFYGDPGTGKTLAASLLGKYTDRPVFRIDVSMLVSKYIGETEKHLAKLFDKAENKNWILFFDEADSIFGKRTNVRDAHDKYANQEVSYLLQRIETFSGLVILASNYKNNMDKAFTRRFHSCIRFNSPRYEERLRIWQQNLPKQLNMEGIDIDQIAMRYELTGSNIMNIIQDVSLKTIASKSPDYSVSQDVLLESIQKEYLKEDRIFA; encoded by the coding sequence ATGGAGTCAAAAAAATTACAAGAAATATTCAGTTATCTGGAACAAGTAATTATCTGGCGAATTAATAATCCTGAAAAGGATTTCAATATAGAAGGACCTGGATTTAGTACTAGTGACCATGAAGGCTTTCCACTAGGAGACTATATCTCGGAGAAAAAGCTTGCCCGTCATGAAGTTGTCATTCTCTTACTGGCACTGATGCCAAAATTGGACCCGGCGTTGTTACGACGCATATACCTGGAGGTACCCAATAGCGTATTGTTTGATTTATGTACAACCAATGATAACGGCAGGCTTTTCTTTCCAACTCTCGAAGCAATACAATATATTTTAGGAGGAAGCAGCATCTCAGGCAGATTAGAGGTGCTGAAATATTTTGATGAGTCAAATATATTAATAAAAGAAAATACCGTCAATTTGTTAGGACATGATGAAAATGCAACAAGTAATAAAATAAATATTTCCCAGGAGGCTTTTAACCGTATCCTGTTAGGAGTGGAATTATTGCCGAAAATGAGCAAAGATTTCCCGGCTGAGCAAATACACACCCATAGATCGTGGAATGACCTCATACTTCCCCAAGCCACACTAAACGAACTTCAAAGTATTGAAGCCTGGTACAGTAGCGGACATATACTCATGGAAGAATGGGATATGCAGAAGACTTTAAAACCGGGCTTCAGGGTGCTGTTTTACGGAGATCCGGGGACAGGAAAAACACTGGCGGCCAGCCTTCTGGGGAAATATACAGACCGACCTGTATTTAGAATTGACGTTTCGATGTTGGTGTCTAAATATATCGGAGAAACCGAAAAGCACCTGGCAAAGCTTTTCGATAAAGCAGAAAATAAAAATTGGATTCTGTTTTTTGATGAAGCCGATTCTATTTTCGGAAAACGAACCAATGTTCGCGATGCACATGATAAATATGCTAATCAGGAAGTTTCATACCTCTTACAACGTATCGAAACCTTCTCCGGATTGGTCATATTGGCATCCAACTATAAAAATAATATGGATAAAGCCTTTACGCGACGCTTTCATAGTTGTATCAGATTTAACAGCCCTAGGTATGAAGAGCGTCTGCGTATCTGGCAACAGAATCTGCCGAAACAATTAAATATGGAAGGTATAGATATCGATCAGATAGCGATGCGCTATGAACTTACCGGGTCGAATATCATGAATATTATCCAGGATGTCAGTTTGAAAACAATTGCATCCAAATCGCCCGACTATAGCGTGAGTCAGGATGTCCTACTGGAAAGTATCCAAAAAGAATATTTAAAAGAAGACCGAATATTCGCATAA